One Mesorhizobium sp. L-2-11 genomic region harbors:
- a CDS encoding type II toxin-antitoxin system RelE/ParE family toxin: MIRSFKHKALADLFQTGKTGKIDAKMHKRILVRLDRLEVSERPEDMDLPGFDFHPLRGFTPTRYTVHVNGPWCITFEFDNNDAARVDFEQYH, encoded by the coding sequence ATGATCAGATCGTTCAAGCACAAGGCGCTGGCCGACCTCTTTCAAACGGGAAAGACCGGAAAAATCGACGCCAAGATGCATAAGCGCATCCTTGTCCGGCTTGACCGTTTGGAAGTCTCGGAAAGACCTGAAGACATGGACTTGCCCGGATTCGACTTCCATCCTTTGAGGGGTTTCACCCCGACCCGCTACACGGTGCATGTCAACGGGCCGTGGTGCATCACATTCGAATTCGACAACAATGATGCCGCCCGCGTCGACTTCGAACAGTACCACTAA
- a CDS encoding HigA family addiction module antitoxin, with the protein MSVFEPMRPMERCPSHPGALLDELIPATGKTKVEIANLLGISRQQLYDIIREKKPVSPAVAARLGKMFGDGAAIWLRTQAAYDAWHAEREVDVSAIPRLHAA; encoded by the coding sequence ATGAGCGTTTTTGAGCCGATGCGTCCGATGGAGCGCTGCCCATCCCACCCTGGAGCGCTGCTTGACGAGCTTATCCCGGCAACCGGAAAGACCAAGGTGGAAATCGCCAACCTGCTCGGAATCTCGCGCCAGCAGCTTTACGACATCATCCGCGAGAAGAAGCCGGTGTCGCCGGCGGTCGCCGCTCGCCTGGGAAAGATGTTCGGCGACGGCGCTGCGATCTGGCTCAGGACGCAGGCTGCTTATGATGCCTGGCATGCCGAGCGCGAAGTGGATGTCAGCGCCATACCAAGGCTGCACGCTGCCTGA
- a CDS encoding sensor histidine kinase, which yields MHKWAMLQRPAAALPSSPEQLGRRARRAWLLFAAIALATATAALYGAGLYGRTTELGTLAAQGRTDANLKVALLRAVLESPRALPLLLSEDQQVRDALAQKSAAAIDVLNRKLEGLVSGTKASVLYVIGTDGLAIASSNWRDPISFVGNDYRFRDYFSAAMQSGTAEYFALGNVSKRPGLYISRRVGDAAAPLGVVVVKAEFDQLEADWHEVNRPAYVSDERGIVLITSVRSWRFMTTAPLAASDLAAIQNSQQFGDAPLMPLPITRPQALSPDTSIVHAVTPGGSDAEYLRLSAPVPSTPWRLDYLVPAEAPIAAAAREMRLLALGVLAPLLGLAAYLLWRRQSGQMRIAAEQAARIELERRVIERTEDLSRARDRLQAEISDHRSTEAKLQVVQQDLVQANRLAILGQIAAGVAHEINQPVATIRAYADNARVFLDRKQTAPAEENLGAIAALTERIGTITEELKAFARKGRTAAEPVELRGVVEGAVVLLRSRFAGRLDALAIDLPSPSLKVMGNRVRLEQVLINLFQNALEALEGRNDAHVRVSVEETSDGVTVGVSDNGPGIPPGILKSLFTPFNTSKEKGLGLGLVISKDIVADYGGRIEVSSGGSGTRFVIHLLKAA from the coding sequence ATGCACAAATGGGCGATGCTGCAACGCCCCGCCGCTGCCTTGCCGTCCTCGCCCGAGCAACTCGGCAGGCGAGCGCGCCGTGCCTGGCTGCTGTTTGCGGCCATCGCCCTTGCGACGGCCACGGCCGCACTTTATGGCGCCGGTCTCTATGGCCGCACCACCGAGCTCGGGACACTGGCGGCGCAGGGCCGCACCGACGCCAATCTGAAGGTCGCGCTATTGCGCGCCGTTCTGGAAAGCCCGCGCGCCCTGCCCCTGCTTTTGTCGGAAGACCAGCAGGTGCGCGACGCGCTGGCGCAGAAAAGCGCTGCTGCAATCGATGTGCTGAATCGTAAGCTTGAAGGGCTGGTCTCCGGCACCAAGGCCTCGGTGCTCTATGTCATCGGCACCGACGGGCTGGCGATCGCCTCCAGCAACTGGCGCGACCCGATCAGCTTTGTCGGCAACGACTACCGGTTCCGCGACTATTTCTCCGCGGCGATGCAATCCGGAACCGCCGAATATTTCGCGCTCGGCAATGTCAGCAAACGCCCAGGCCTCTACATCTCGCGACGCGTCGGCGATGCTGCCGCACCGCTCGGCGTCGTCGTCGTCAAGGCGGAGTTCGATCAGCTCGAGGCCGACTGGCACGAGGTGAACCGCCCGGCCTATGTCAGCGACGAGCGTGGTATCGTCCTGATCACCAGCGTGCGGTCCTGGCGCTTCATGACGACGGCGCCGCTTGCCGCGTCTGATCTTGCCGCCATCCAGAACAGCCAGCAGTTCGGCGATGCACCGCTGATGCCGTTGCCGATCACGCGCCCGCAGGCGCTCAGCCCGGACACATCCATCGTCCATGCGGTGACGCCCGGCGGCAGCGACGCGGAATATCTTCGGCTTTCAGCCCCGGTTCCTTCGACCCCCTGGCGGCTCGACTATCTCGTTCCGGCCGAGGCGCCGATCGCCGCCGCGGCCCGTGAAATGCGGCTCCTTGCGCTCGGCGTCTTGGCCCCGTTGCTCGGCCTTGCCGCGTATCTGTTGTGGCGCCGGCAATCGGGACAAATGCGGATCGCCGCCGAACAGGCGGCGCGCATCGAACTCGAGCGCCGCGTCATCGAGCGGACCGAGGATCTGAGTCGTGCCCGCGATCGGCTGCAGGCGGAGATATCAGACCATCGCAGCACGGAAGCCAAGCTGCAGGTGGTGCAGCAGGATCTGGTCCAGGCCAACCGCCTCGCCATCCTCGGCCAGATCGCCGCCGGCGTCGCCCATGAGATCAACCAGCCGGTTGCCACCATACGCGCCTATGCCGACAACGCCCGCGTCTTCCTCGACAGGAAGCAGACCGCGCCCGCCGAGGAAAACCTCGGCGCCATTGCAGCCCTGACCGAGCGCATCGGCACCATCACCGAAGAATTGAAAGCCTTTGCCCGCAAGGGCCGCACCGCCGCCGAGCCTGTCGAATTGCGCGGTGTCGTCGAGGGCGCCGTCGTGCTGTTGAGAAGCCGCTTTGCCGGCCGGCTCGACGCACTGGCGATCGACCTGCCATCGCCGAGCCTCAAGGTCATGGGCAACCGGGTCCGGCTCGAACAGGTGCTGATCAACCTCTTCCAGAACGCTCTCGAAGCGCTGGAAGGCCGCAACGACGCTCATGTTCGGGTTTCGGTCGAGGAGACCTCGGACGGCGTGACGGTCGGGGTGTCCGATAACGGACCTGGCATTCCGCCAGGGATTCTCAAATCGCTGTTCACGCCGTTCAACACGTCCAAGGAAAAAGGCCTCGGTCTTGGCCTTGTCATCTCGAAGGATATCGTCGCCGACTACGGCGGACGCATCGAGGTTTCGAGCGGCGGCAGCGGCACCCGCTTCGTCATCCATCTCTTGAAAGCAGCATAG
- a CDS encoding ABC transporter permease, which yields MPTYRPGPVSLILATLVALFLLLPLLAVIPVSLTPTRMLAMPSGELSLRHYRALIEDPRWINSILLSIRIGVVSSAFSTVLALCFSLGVWMFQPRFTAALVGFVLLPMVVPPVVSAITLYFLLTSISGVSSFFGYDTWLGVAMAHAVMTVPFATVLILVSLSQLDRRIDLAARGLGATVWERATRIIMPNIKFGIVTAALLSFVLSWEEIGVTLFITSVNAITLPRLMWMGLRDNIDPAIAALSVILIIITVLVLAARSAVVRLRGAR from the coding sequence ATGCCGACCTACCGCCCCGGCCCCGTCTCGCTGATTCTCGCCACACTGGTGGCGCTGTTCCTGCTGCTGCCGCTGCTCGCCGTCATCCCGGTGTCGCTGACGCCGACCCGCATGCTGGCGATGCCGTCAGGCGAATTGTCGCTGCGCCATTACCGGGCGCTGATCGAGGATCCGCGCTGGATCAATTCGATCCTGCTCTCGATCAGGATCGGCGTCGTCAGCAGCGCCTTTTCCACCGTGCTGGCATTGTGCTTCAGCCTCGGCGTGTGGATGTTCCAGCCGCGCTTCACCGCCGCGCTGGTCGGCTTCGTGCTGCTGCCGATGGTGGTGCCGCCGGTGGTCTCGGCGATCACGCTCTACTTCCTGCTGACCTCGATCTCCGGCGTCTCTTCGTTCTTCGGCTACGACACCTGGCTCGGCGTCGCCATGGCGCATGCGGTGATGACGGTGCCCTTCGCAACGGTGCTGATCCTGGTGTCGCTCAGCCAGCTCGACCGGCGCATCGACCTTGCCGCGCGCGGTCTCGGCGCCACGGTGTGGGAGCGCGCCACCCGCATCATCATGCCCAACATCAAATTCGGCATCGTCACTGCCGCCCTGCTGTCCTTCGTGCTGTCCTGGGAAGAGATCGGCGTCACTTTGTTCATCACCTCGGTCAACGCCATCACGCTGCCCAGACTGATGTGGATGGGCCTGCGCGACAATATCGACCCGGCGATCGCCGCCCTCTCGGTGATCCTGATCATCATCACGGTGCTGGTGCTGGCGGCGCGCAGTGCCGTGGTCAGGCTGCGCGGGGCACGCTAG
- a CDS encoding ABC transporter permease: MKAYLSDRMGAALLMAPLLLFLGAAYAWPFFGVVNWSFTLPEPGLGQYGTLLSDPLVQSVFVRTLRIAAIVTIVSVAAAYAITVVWVRGTPAQRVIAEFCILVPFWISVLTRAFGWVALLSNRGLFNTWLQAIGFISEPLTLVRNEFGVIVGMTHFLIPFAVFPLATSMRSLDDRVLLAARGLGSTRMRTFWSVFVPMTRSGIIGSALIVFVFSLGFFVTPAILGGGRSVMVAELIYLRIFQSPDWGLGAAISVVLVLFVGALMALLFRYVRPKQLI; this comes from the coding sequence ATGAAAGCATATCTCTCCGACAGGATGGGTGCGGCGCTGTTGATGGCGCCGCTGCTGCTGTTCCTTGGCGCCGCCTATGCCTGGCCATTCTTCGGCGTCGTCAACTGGAGCTTCACCCTGCCCGAGCCGGGGCTCGGGCAATATGGCACGCTGCTCAGCGACCCACTGGTGCAGTCGGTGTTTGTCCGCACGCTGCGCATCGCTGCGATCGTCACAATTGTTTCGGTTGCCGCCGCCTACGCCATCACTGTGGTGTGGGTGCGCGGCACGCCGGCGCAGCGCGTGATCGCCGAGTTCTGCATCCTGGTGCCGTTCTGGATCTCGGTGCTGACGCGCGCCTTCGGCTGGGTGGCGCTGCTTTCCAATCGCGGCCTGTTCAACACCTGGCTGCAGGCGATCGGCTTCATCTCGGAACCGCTGACGCTGGTGCGCAACGAATTCGGCGTCATCGTCGGCATGACGCATTTCCTCATTCCTTTCGCCGTGTTTCCACTGGCGACTTCGATGCGCAGCCTCGACGACCGCGTGCTGCTGGCGGCGCGCGGGCTCGGCTCCACCCGCATGCGCACCTTCTGGTCGGTGTTCGTGCCGATGACCCGCTCCGGCATCATCGGCTCGGCGCTCATCGTCTTCGTGTTTTCGCTCGGCTTCTTCGTGACGCCGGCGATCCTCGGCGGCGGCCGCAGCGTGATGGTCGCCGAGCTGATCTATCTGCGCATCTTCCAGAGCCCGGATTGGGGGCTGGGGGCGGCGATCAGCGTCGTGCTGGTGCTGTTCGTCGGCGCGCTGATGGCGCTGCTGTTCCGCTATGTCAGACCGAAGCAGCTGATCTGA
- a CDS encoding sigma-54-dependent transcriptional regulator, with protein MTNDDAAPVILVDDDSDLLRATAQTLELAGFSVSPFSVAAEALARLDTGFAGVVVSDIRMPEIDGLQLFDRILRLDADIPVILVTGHGDIAVAVKAIKDGAYDFITKPFAADRLVQSVRRAAEKRRLVMENRALREAAGEAQDGLPLIGQTPAMERLRRTLRQIADTDVDVLVTGETGSGKEVVASLLHRWSRRAKGNFVALNCGTLPETVIESELFGHEAGAFTGAQKKRIGRIEHASGGTLFLDEIESMPVSTQVQMLRVLEMREVTPLGTNEMRPVDLRVVAAAKVDLGDPRQRGAFREDLYYRLNVVTISIPPLRERRDDVALLFFYFAERAAARFRRPLPAVPAAVHRHLSDHDWPGNVRELAHFAERFVLGLEEDAGAPSPAPAQPDAAMKLPERLERYEADIIRETLNRNQGDVRRTIEALGIPRKTFYDKLQRHGIVRSEFSR; from the coding sequence ATGACGAACGACGACGCAGCGCCGGTGATCCTGGTCGATGACGACAGCGATCTCCTCAGGGCTACCGCGCAGACGCTGGAGCTTGCCGGATTTTCGGTCTCGCCTTTTTCGGTGGCGGCCGAGGCGCTGGCCAGGCTCGACACCGGTTTTGCCGGCGTGGTTGTTTCGGATATCCGCATGCCTGAGATTGACGGCCTGCAGCTTTTCGACCGCATCCTGCGGCTGGACGCGGACATTCCGGTCATCCTCGTCACCGGGCATGGCGACATCGCGGTTGCCGTCAAGGCGATCAAGGACGGCGCCTACGACTTCATCACAAAACCCTTCGCCGCCGACCGGCTGGTGCAGAGCGTGCGCCGCGCCGCGGAAAAGCGCCGTCTGGTGATGGAGAACCGCGCCTTGCGCGAGGCGGCCGGAGAGGCGCAGGACGGCCTGCCGCTGATCGGCCAGACGCCGGCGATGGAAAGGCTGCGCCGCACGCTGCGCCAGATCGCCGACACCGATGTCGACGTGCTGGTGACGGGCGAAACCGGCTCCGGCAAGGAAGTGGTGGCCAGCCTTTTGCATCGCTGGAGTCGCCGCGCCAAGGGCAATTTCGTTGCGCTGAACTGCGGCACGCTGCCCGAAACGGTCATCGAGAGCGAATTGTTCGGCCACGAGGCCGGCGCCTTCACCGGGGCGCAGAAGAAGCGGATCGGCCGTATCGAGCACGCCAGCGGCGGCACGCTGTTCCTCGACGAGATCGAAAGCATGCCGGTCTCGACACAGGTGCAGATGCTGCGCGTACTGGAAATGCGCGAGGTCACCCCGCTCGGCACCAACGAAATGCGGCCGGTCGACCTGCGCGTCGTTGCCGCCGCCAAGGTCGATCTCGGCGATCCGCGCCAGCGCGGCGCTTTCCGCGAGGATCTTTATTACCGGCTCAACGTGGTGACGATCTCCATTCCGCCGCTGCGCGAGCGCCGCGACGACGTCGCCCTGCTGTTCTTCTACTTCGCCGAGCGCGCCGCCGCCCGCTTCCGGCGTCCGCTGCCGGCGGTGCCGGCCGCGGTGCACCGCCATCTGAGCGACCATGACTGGCCGGGCAATGTACGCGAGCTCGCGCATTTCGCCGAACGCTTTGTGCTTGGACTGGAGGAAGACGCTGGAGCGCCATCCCCTGCCCCAGCCCAACCGGACGCCGCCATGAAGCTGCCGGAGCGGCTGGAGCGCTACGAGGCCGACATCATCCGCGAGACGCTTAACCGCAACCAGGGCGACGTCAGGCGCACCATCGAAGCGCTGGGGATTCCGCGCAAGACCTTTTACGACAAGCTGCAGCGCCACGGCATCGTGCGCAGCGAGTTTTCGAGGTAA
- a CDS encoding 3-keto-5-aminohexanoate cleavage protein, protein MIVQTCINGARSADFHPQLPLDPEAMARDGAVCVAAGAAELHVHARGLDGRESLAAATMDRTVLALRRACPGTLIGVSTGAWIENDDERTLAAITGWSELPDYASVNLSEKAAPEIMQSLRQRGIGIEAGLASIADAERLVSLDRGSQVLRILIEISEQELDAAWEVCDGIEAVLDRAGMHRAILLHGADATVWPFVKRAAERHWSTRVGLEDGRQLPDGTTASGNAALTAAAAAIFRAGR, encoded by the coding sequence ATGATCGTCCAGACCTGCATCAATGGCGCGCGCAGCGCCGATTTCCATCCGCAGCTACCGCTTGATCCCGAAGCCATGGCGCGAGACGGCGCCGTCTGCGTGGCCGCCGGTGCGGCCGAGCTGCATGTCCATGCACGCGGGCTCGACGGCCGCGAAAGCCTCGCTGCGGCGACGATGGACCGGACCGTGCTGGCGCTGCGCCGCGCCTGCCCGGGAACGCTGATCGGCGTATCGACCGGCGCCTGGATCGAGAATGATGACGAGCGCACACTTGCCGCGATCACCGGCTGGAGCGAATTACCTGATTACGCGTCGGTCAATCTGAGCGAAAAAGCCGCGCCCGAGATCATGCAAAGCCTGCGGCAGCGCGGCATCGGCATCGAGGCCGGGCTTGCCTCCATCGCTGACGCAGAGCGCCTGGTGAGCCTCGACCGTGGCAGCCAGGTGCTGCGCATCCTGATCGAGATTTCCGAGCAAGAGTTGGACGCTGCATGGGAAGTCTGCGACGGCATCGAAGCCGTGCTCGACCGGGCCGGGATGCATCGCGCCATCCTGCTGCACGGCGCCGACGCCACGGTCTGGCCGTTCGTCAAGCGGGCGGCGGAGCGCCACTGGTCGACGCGCGTCGGCCTGGAAGACGGCAGGCAGCTTCCGGACGGCACCACTGCATCAGGCAATGCAGCGCTGACGGCTGCTGCGGCAGCGATCTTTCGGGCCGGTCGCTGA
- a CDS encoding dicarboxylate/amino acid:cation symporter, with the protein MQTAFAAAEPRGKLPFYRHLYVQVLAAIAAGVLLGHFYPETGEAMKPFGDAFIKLVKMVIAPVIFLTVATGIAGVSDLQKVGRVAGKAMIYFLAFSTLALVVGLVVSNVVQPGAGMHIDPATLDATKVATYTEKAHDTSIVGFLMNIIPDTITGAFAKGDILQVLFFSVLFGLALAAVGDRGRPVVDFLQALTTPIFRLVAILMKAAPIGAFGAMAFTIGKYGIGSIANLAMLIGTFYLTSLLFVLVVLGAVARYNGFSILALIRYVKEELLLVLGTSSSEAALPGLMAKMERAGCNRSVVGLVVPTGYSFNLDGTNIYMTLAALFIAQATDTPLSFGDQILLLAVAMLSSKGAAGITGAGFITLAATLSVVPAVPVAGMALILGVDRFMSECRALTNFIGNAVATVVVARWEGELDQTRFAAAMAGDLPEEADLSLPGLQAA; encoded by the coding sequence ATGCAGACAGCATTCGCTGCCGCCGAGCCGCGCGGCAAACTTCCGTTCTACCGGCATCTCTATGTGCAGGTGTTGGCGGCGATCGCCGCCGGCGTGCTGCTCGGCCACTTCTATCCCGAAACCGGCGAGGCGATGAAGCCGTTCGGCGATGCCTTCATCAAGCTGGTGAAGATGGTGATCGCGCCGGTGATCTTCCTGACGGTGGCGACCGGCATCGCCGGCGTTTCCGACCTGCAGAAGGTGGGCCGCGTCGCCGGCAAGGCGATGATCTACTTCCTGGCATTCTCGACGCTGGCGCTTGTCGTCGGCCTCGTCGTCTCGAACGTCGTCCAGCCGGGCGCCGGCATGCATATCGATCCAGCCACGCTCGATGCCACAAAAGTGGCGACCTACACCGAAAAAGCGCACGACACCAGCATCGTCGGTTTCCTGATGAACATCATCCCCGACACGATCACCGGCGCTTTCGCAAAGGGCGACATCCTGCAGGTGCTGTTCTTTTCGGTGCTGTTCGGGCTGGCTCTTGCCGCGGTCGGCGATCGCGGCCGCCCGGTCGTCGATTTCCTGCAGGCACTGACCACGCCGATCTTCCGCCTCGTCGCCATCCTGATGAAGGCCGCGCCGATCGGCGCTTTCGGCGCCATGGCCTTCACCATCGGCAAATACGGCATCGGCTCGATCGCCAACCTCGCCATGCTGATCGGCACCTTCTACCTGACCTCGCTGCTGTTCGTGCTGGTGGTGCTGGGCGCGGTCGCCCGCTATAATGGCTTCTCGATCCTGGCGCTGATCCGCTACGTCAAGGAAGAGTTGCTGCTGGTGCTCGGCACCTCGTCCTCGGAAGCGGCACTGCCGGGCCTGATGGCCAAGATGGAGCGCGCCGGCTGCAACCGCTCGGTGGTCGGGCTGGTCGTTCCAACCGGCTATTCCTTCAACCTCGACGGCACCAATATCTACATGACGCTGGCCGCGCTGTTCATCGCCCAGGCGACCGACACGCCGCTCAGCTTCGGCGACCAGATCCTGCTGCTCGCCGTCGCCATGCTGAGCTCCAAGGGCGCCGCCGGCATCACCGGCGCCGGCTTCATCACGCTGGCGGCGACGCTCTCGGTCGTGCCCGCAGTGCCGGTCGCCGGCATGGCGCTGATCCTCGGCGTCGACCGCTTCATGTCGGAATGCCGGGCGCTGACCAACTTCATCGGCAATGCGGTGGCGACCGTGGTCGTGGCGCGCTGGGAAGGGGAACTCGACCAGACCAGGTTCGCTGCCGCGATGGCCGGCGACTTGCCGGAGGAAGCCGATCTGTCGCTGCCGGGGCTGCAGGCCGCCTGA
- a CDS encoding NUDIX hydrolase, whose protein sequence is MKTKKLGKRARRGKPIAQVAALPYRRTADGDAEILLLTSRQTGRFILPKGWPMKGRPDREAAAQEAGEEAGVLGALHEQAVGSFHYWKRLKDMFVPITVKVYPLHVQQELDEWKEQKYRRRAWLKPDQAALLVDEPELAALLESIAPELAHF, encoded by the coding sequence TTGAAGACAAAGAAACTGGGGAAGCGAGCGCGCCGTGGTAAGCCCATCGCACAGGTTGCCGCTTTGCCTTATCGCCGCACCGCAGACGGAGACGCTGAAATCTTGCTGCTAACGTCTCGGCAAACGGGCCGCTTCATCTTGCCCAAGGGGTGGCCGATGAAGGGTCGACCAGACCGCGAGGCTGCAGCTCAAGAGGCGGGTGAGGAAGCCGGAGTATTGGGCGCTTTGCATGAGCAAGCCGTTGGCAGCTTCCATTATTGGAAGCGATTGAAGGACATGTTTGTCCCGATAACCGTTAAAGTATACCCGCTTCACGTGCAGCAGGAGCTGGATGAATGGAAGGAGCAGAAGTATCGAAGACGGGCCTGGCTTAAGCCGGATCAAGCAGCACTCCTGGTCGATGAACCTGAGTTGGCTGCCCTACTAGAATCCATAGCGCCTGAACTGGCTCATTTCTGA
- a CDS encoding NAD(P)H-dependent oxidoreductase, which produces MKVLLVFAHPEPRSLNGALRNVAIRELEAQGHEVRVTDLYADGWKPEVDRADFPSWPPEARFLPAGASKKAFATNRLTDDVKAEIDKLLWADTLILQFPLWWYAMPAILKGWVDRVYAYGFAYGVGEHSDKRWGDRFGEGTLAGKRAMLIVTTGGWEGHYSARGVNGPIDDLLFPINHGILYYPGYDVLPPFVVYRVDRFGEADFEPVAERLRERMRTLETTRPIPYRQQNGGDYHIPSMQLRPELGDPGATGFALHEDRATAKSATPRSTLRDVA; this is translated from the coding sequence ATGAAAGTCCTGCTTGTCTTCGCTCATCCTGAACCGCGTTCGCTCAACGGCGCACTGCGTAACGTCGCCATCAGGGAACTCGAGGCCCAGGGCCACGAGGTGCGGGTGACTGACCTCTATGCCGATGGCTGGAAACCCGAGGTGGACCGTGCCGACTTTCCGTCGTGGCCGCCCGAGGCACGCTTCCTGCCGGCTGGGGCCTCTAAAAAAGCATTTGCGACCAACAGGCTGACCGACGATGTTAAAGCAGAGATCGACAAGCTGCTGTGGGCAGACACGCTGATCCTCCAGTTCCCGCTATGGTGGTACGCCATGCCGGCGATCCTCAAGGGCTGGGTCGACCGGGTGTACGCCTACGGCTTCGCCTATGGCGTCGGCGAGCACAGCGACAAGCGATGGGGTGACCGCTTTGGCGAGGGAACGCTCGCCGGCAAGCGCGCGATGCTGATCGTGACCACCGGCGGCTGGGAGGGGCATTATTCCGCCCGTGGCGTCAACGGCCCGATCGACGACCTGCTGTTCCCGATCAATCACGGGATCCTTTACTATCCGGGCTACGACGTGCTGCCGCCGTTCGTCGTCTACAGAGTGGATCGTTTTGGCGAGGCCGATTTCGAACCCGTCGCGGAGCGCCTGCGCGAAAGGATGCGGACGCTCGAGACAACCCGGCCGATTCCCTATCGGCAGCAGAATGGCGGCGACTACCACATCCCGAGCATGCAGCTCCGTCCCGAACTGGGCGACCCGGGCGCGACGGGCTTCGCGCTTCACGAGGACCGCGCAACCGCGAAATCGGCGACGCCGCGTTCGACTTTGCGGGACGTGGCCTGA
- a CDS encoding adenylate/guanylate cyclase domain-containing protein: MADERAKRRLAAIAVADVVGYSRLMEADETGTLAALRERRKTVLEPIVRDHEGRIVKVMGDGALVEFASAVNAVKAALELQEKMAEANTLLSEDRRIVLRIGINLGDIIGEGSDVYGEGVNIAARLEALAEPGGICVSAKVRDETHGRLELAFEDMGEQQLKNIANPVRVFRVATCAVSSAAVGPSLSLPDKPSIAVLPFTNMSGDPEQQYFSDGITEDIITELSRSRSLFVIARNSSFQYRDKGVDVRRVARDLGVRYVVEGSVRKMGSRIRITAQLIDAVPGNHLWSERFDRGIEELFDVQDELTQTIVATVAGRLEDAEIRMAANKRTDSLPAYDCLLRGIQHLRGYGPDDNHLARELFEQAVALDPRYALAHAYLALALLVENHYGGASDSIKQRALDIATAAVRLDPRDSRCHTFLGQVYRFRDEYDLADRISSAVWRSTPTTPSALFIWPECWASPVVPKKASNSSTGPSGSIPI; this comes from the coding sequence ATGGCCGACGAACGCGCCAAACGCCGCCTTGCCGCCATCGCCGTCGCCGACGTCGTCGGCTACTCGCGCCTCATGGAGGCCGACGAGACGGGAACGCTGGCGGCGCTGAGGGAACGGCGGAAGACCGTCCTGGAGCCGATTGTGCGGGACCATGAGGGGCGCATTGTCAAGGTCATGGGCGACGGCGCGCTGGTGGAGTTCGCCAGTGCGGTCAATGCAGTTAAGGCGGCGCTGGAATTGCAGGAGAAAATGGCCGAGGCCAACACGCTTTTGAGTGAGGATAGACGCATCGTTCTGCGTATCGGCATCAATCTTGGCGACATCATTGGCGAGGGATCCGATGTCTACGGCGAAGGCGTCAACATAGCCGCGCGGCTGGAGGCGCTAGCGGAGCCGGGCGGGATCTGCGTTTCGGCAAAAGTGCGCGATGAGACCCATGGCCGACTCGAGCTTGCTTTCGAAGACATGGGTGAGCAACAGTTGAAGAACATCGCCAATCCTGTGCGTGTATTTAGGGTTGCGACTTGTGCGGTATCTTCTGCAGCCGTCGGTCCCTCGTTGTCCCTTCCCGACAAACCTTCCATTGCCGTCCTGCCGTTCACCAACATGAGCGGCGATCCTGAACAGCAGTATTTTTCCGACGGCATCACCGAGGATATCATCACCGAACTGTCGCGCTCGCGTTCGCTGTTCGTCATTGCCCGGAACTCGTCGTTTCAATATCGCGACAAAGGCGTCGATGTGCGCCGGGTCGCGCGCGATCTTGGCGTTCGCTACGTCGTCGAGGGCAGCGTCCGCAAGATGGGCAGCCGGATTCGCATTACGGCGCAGCTGATCGACGCCGTTCCAGGCAACCATCTGTGGAGCGAGCGTTTCGATCGCGGCATCGAAGAGCTTTTCGACGTTCAGGACGAGTTGACACAGACCATCGTCGCCACTGTGGCTGGCCGTCTGGAGGACGCCGAAATCAGGATGGCCGCAAACAAGCGGACCGACAGCCTACCGGCCTATGACTGCCTGCTGCGCGGTATCCAGCATTTGCGCGGCTATGGTCCGGACGATAACCATCTCGCTCGCGAATTGTTCGAGCAGGCCGTTGCTCTCGATCCGCGATATGCGCTGGCCCATGCCTACTTGGCCCTAGCGCTGCTGGTCGAGAACCATTATGGCGGCGCGTCCGATTCCATCAAACAACGTGCATTGGACATTGCCACGGCTGCAGTCCGATTGGACCCGCGCGACAGCCGATGTCACACGTTCCTCGGACAGGTCTACCGATTTCGTGACGAGTACGATCTGGCAGATCGCATCTCGAGCGCGGTGTGGCGCTCAACCCCAACGACGCCATCGGCATTGTTCATTTGGCCGGAGTGCTGGGCGTCTCCGGTCGTGCCGAAGAAGGCATCGAACTCCTCCACCGGGCCATCAGGCTCGATCCCTATTTGA